One window from the genome of Oligoflexia bacterium encodes:
- the rimP gene encoding ribosome maturation factor RimP, which yields MDLEKLEAVIRPVVEGSGFRLYDIEFFGRILRVTIEKEGGTVGIDDCVSTSRILNPLLDTDDLVAGSFDLEVSSPGLDRSLRKPEHFTGALGQSIHVTTSQPLSLWNGSESFFEMRRNITGLLQEFDGTDLKIQAENYEVKIPVEAVLKAYINFELKTTPKKGKKV from the coding sequence TTGGATTTAGAAAAACTAGAAGCAGTTATTCGACCCGTCGTTGAAGGTAGTGGTTTTAGACTCTACGACATTGAATTTTTTGGTCGAATTCTTCGGGTTACGATTGAAAAAGAAGGCGGCACTGTCGGCATCGATGACTGTGTAAGTACAAGTCGTATTTTAAATCCATTACTTGATACTGATGATTTGGTTGCAGGAAGTTTTGATCTTGAAGTGAGTAGCCCAGGCCTTGATAGAAGTTTACGTAAGCCTGAGCATTTCACCGGAGCACTTGGACAAAGTATCCATGTCACCACTTCACAGCCCTTGTCTCTCTGGAACGGGAGTGAATCGTTTTTTGAAATGAGACGTAATATTACAGGTTTGCTCCAAGAATTTGATGGAACAGATCTTAAAATTCAGGCTGAGAACTATGAAGTTAAGATACCAGTTGAGGCAGTGTTAAAGGCCTATATAAATTTTGAATTAAAGACCACACCTAAGAAGGGAAAGAAGGTTTAA
- a CDS encoding N-acetyltransferase, with protein sequence MALSLRQISELDLPEIQKINDSVQQFPWSPLQIRQEYDQECSFSKVAFDFQSDRLISKPLILGYCFARNVGSDIEITTIGVVSSQQRRGVGKALLLDLVHSKSQNSEVFLEVSEKNRPAVEFYISLGFATMHVRKAYYPDGSDGLSMKLNIAKPQ encoded by the coding sequence ATGGCGCTTTCTCTTCGACAAATCAGTGAATTAGATCTTCCTGAAATTCAAAAGATTAACGACTCTGTTCAGCAATTCCCCTGGAGTCCTTTGCAAATACGTCAAGAATATGATCAAGAATGTAGTTTTTCTAAGGTGGCTTTTGATTTTCAATCCGATCGCTTAATTTCAAAACCCCTCATCTTGGGGTATTGTTTTGCCCGAAATGTGGGTTCTGACATTGAAATCACCACTATTGGTGTTGTTTCAAGTCAGCAGCGACGTGGAGTGGGGAAAGCTCTTTTATTAGATCTGGTGCACTCAAAGTCGCAAAACTCTGAAGTATTTCTAGAGGTAAGCGAAAAAAATCGTCCTGCTGTTGAATTTTATATATCTCTGGGCTTTGCGACAATGCATGTCAGAAAGGCCTATTACCCGGATGGTTCTGATGGTCTCAGTATGAAACTAAATATTGCAAAACCCCAATAG
- the nusA gene encoding transcription termination factor NusA — translation MAENLFSELTRMIDQVGKDKGIDKKIIIEAVEMAMETAARKKFGMNKEIEAQFNEDSGEVELFEFKNVVDEIDVEDTDILLDDARKLDPEVQIGDSLGIKLDTSQLGRIAAQTAKQIIVGRVRDAERDIIYAEFQERKGEIASGIARRVERGAIVVDLGRTEAYLPQREQIPGEMFKPGDRIQGYISDVRQSLRGPQIIMSRSDDRYLMKLFEMEVPEIYDGIVEIKAAAREPGSRAKIAVISKDPSVDPVGACVGMKGSRVQNIVQELKGEKIDIVQWNEDHSRFVCNALAPAEVSKVIIDEGSREMDIVVPDNQLSLAIGKKGQNVRLAAKLTGWKLDILSETKVQAKTQEAIFNLMLIPGISETMAQNIYQSGFASLHEIAKASSEDLKQIPGYDDEKAQKLITTVKDLIKQYADSGTPLPQSETVAITRAGGSDAKSLAEARLKMELNALKAAESKGETTVEKTPEEIKADEARAELLQVRGVGETTVEQLRVAGVHSVDDLLAKPLEELSTIEGIGDKKAQQLKHDAEVYRNEQKG, via the coding sequence ATGGCAGAGAATCTGTTTTCTGAACTGACACGAATGATTGATCAGGTCGGCAAAGATAAAGGTATCGATAAAAAAATTATTATCGAAGCCGTCGAAATGGCCATGGAAACTGCAGCACGCAAAAAATTCGGAATGAATAAAGAGATCGAAGCTCAATTCAACGAAGACAGTGGCGAAGTTGAACTTTTCGAATTTAAAAATGTGGTTGATGAAATTGACGTAGAAGACACAGACATTTTATTAGACGACGCACGCAAGCTGGATCCTGAAGTTCAAATTGGTGACAGTCTTGGTATTAAATTAGACACATCTCAGTTGGGTCGTATAGCTGCTCAAACAGCAAAACAAATCATTGTTGGCCGAGTACGTGATGCAGAACGTGATATTATTTACGCTGAATTTCAAGAGCGTAAAGGTGAAATCGCCAGTGGTATCGCTCGTCGTGTTGAACGAGGCGCTATTGTAGTCGATCTTGGTCGAACAGAAGCCTATCTTCCTCAGCGTGAACAAATTCCCGGAGAAATGTTTAAACCCGGTGATCGAATTCAAGGGTATATCTCTGATGTTCGTCAAAGTCTTCGCGGCCCCCAGATTATTATGTCTCGCTCTGATGATCGTTATTTAATGAAACTTTTTGAAATGGAAGTTCCTGAAATTTATGACGGCATAGTTGAAATCAAAGCCGCCGCTCGTGAACCAGGAAGTCGTGCGAAAATTGCTGTTATCAGTAAAGATCCATCTGTTGATCCAGTTGGAGCTTGTGTTGGTATGAAGGGCAGTCGCGTTCAAAATATTGTTCAAGAGCTTAAAGGCGAAAAAATTGATATCGTTCAATGGAACGAAGATCATTCACGTTTTGTTTGTAATGCACTTGCACCTGCTGAAGTAAGTAAAGTTATTATCGATGAAGGTTCACGTGAAATGGATATCGTAGTTCCTGATAATCAACTCAGTCTTGCAATTGGAAAAAAGGGACAAAACGTTCGGTTGGCTGCAAAGCTTACTGGTTGGAAACTTGACATTTTAAGTGAAACGAAAGTTCAAGCAAAGACCCAAGAGGCGATTTTCAATCTTATGCTTATCCCTGGTATCAGTGAAACAATGGCTCAGAATATTTATCAATCTGGCTTTGCGTCACTTCATGAAATTGCAAAAGCTTCGTCAGAAGATCTTAAGCAAATTCCAGGTTACGATGATGAGAAAGCTCAAAAGCTCATAACTACAGTTAAGGATCTCATTAAGCAGTATGCTGATAGCGGAACACCACTTCCACAATCAGAAACTGTGGCTATTACAAGAGCTGGTGGTTCAGATGCGAAGTCGCTTGCTGAAGCTCGCCTAAAAATGGAATTAAACGCTCTTAAAGCCGCCGAATCTAAAGGTGAGACCACAGTTGAAAAAACTCCTGAAGAAATCAAAGCCGATGAAGCTCGTGCCGAACTTCTACAAGTACGAGGTGTTGGTGAAACCACAGTTGAGCAATTAAGAGTAGCAGGCGTTCATAGTGTGGATGATCTTTTGGCTAAGCCACTAGAAGAACTCAGTACCATTGAAGGTATCGGAGATAAGAAAGCGCAACAACTCAAGCATGATGCCGAAGTATACCGCAACGAACAAAAAGGATAA